Proteins encoded within one genomic window of Amycolatopsis nigrescens CSC17Ta-90:
- a CDS encoding EF-hand domain-containing protein translates to MASELQRRKVTGVFYAMDANKDGLLEKSDFEALTARWTGVRDWAPGSPGYRRLSEIMMGWWEVLLAVSDADRDGKVTLDEVLVVVDGLAENPGPVAETAAAMFEAVDENADGRISAAEYRQLVETWSGAPADTDAVFPLLDLNADGYLSQEEFTELWIEFWAGDDPDAAGTWVFGRFDLPMVYGG, encoded by the coding sequence ATGGCGAGCGAGCTGCAGCGGCGCAAGGTGACCGGGGTCTTCTACGCGATGGACGCCAACAAGGACGGGCTGCTGGAGAAGTCCGACTTCGAGGCGCTGACCGCGAGGTGGACCGGGGTCCGCGACTGGGCGCCCGGCTCGCCGGGGTACCGCCGGCTGAGCGAGATCATGATGGGCTGGTGGGAGGTCCTGCTGGCCGTCTCGGACGCCGACCGCGACGGCAAGGTCACCCTGGACGAGGTGCTGGTGGTGGTGGACGGGCTGGCCGAGAACCCGGGGCCGGTCGCGGAGACCGCGGCGGCGATGTTCGAGGCCGTCGACGAGAACGCGGACGGCCGGATTTCGGCGGCCGAGTACCGCCAGCTCGTGGAGACCTGGAGCGGCGCGCCCGCCGACACCGACGCGGTCTTCCCGCTGCTCGACCTCAACGCCGACGGCTACCTGTCCCAGGAGGAGTTCACCGAGCTCTGGATCGAGTTCTGGGCCGGTGACGACCCGGACGCGGCGGGCACCTGGGTGTTCGGCCGGTTCGACCTGCCGATGGTGTACGGCGGCTGA
- a CDS encoding sortase domain-containing protein has product MSERSDRRTDFGRLAAAAAAVVVALSGVLAGAAMLLSRDTPVTALPGASADGQAAAGAVRAPGNPGTGLAPANPAALEIPAIGVATGTLVELGRTPAGTMEVPGDARSAGWYTTAPVPGEIGTAVIAGHVEYARARGVFRRLHELHAGDTVTVHRQDGTRAAFTVYRVDAFPKTAVPPPASTDAAELRLVTCSGAFDGSSADTVVVSARLDGLTGPDS; this is encoded by the coding sequence GTGAGCGAAAGATCCGATCGGCGCACCGATTTCGGCAGGCTCGCCGCGGCCGCAGCGGCCGTCGTGGTGGCACTCTCCGGGGTGCTCGCGGGAGCGGCCATGCTGCTCTCACGCGACACGCCGGTGACCGCCCTGCCCGGCGCCAGTGCGGACGGGCAGGCCGCCGCCGGCGCCGTGCGAGCACCCGGGAACCCCGGCACCGGCCTCGCTCCGGCCAACCCGGCCGCACTGGAGATCCCGGCCATCGGGGTCGCCACCGGCACGCTGGTGGAGCTGGGCCGCACCCCGGCCGGCACGATGGAGGTGCCAGGGGACGCACGCAGCGCGGGCTGGTACACGACCGCACCGGTGCCGGGCGAGATCGGCACCGCGGTCATCGCCGGGCACGTCGAGTACGCCAGGGCACGCGGCGTTTTCCGCCGGCTGCACGAACTCCACGCCGGCGACACGGTCACCGTGCACCGCCAGGACGGCACCAGGGCGGCATTCACCGTCTACCGCGTGGATGCCTTCCCGAAGACGGCCGTGCCGCCGCCCGCCAGCACCGACGCCGCCGAACTCCGGCTGGTCACCTGCAGCGGCGCGTTCGACGGCTCATCGGCCGACACCGTGGTGGTCTCGGCCCGGCTCGACGGTCTGACCGGCCCCGACAGCTGA
- a CDS encoding LLM class F420-dependent oxidoreductase, protein MRIGTQINYAGGFAESVADIVELERVGLDIVFIPEAYSFDAVSQLGYVAAKTERVEIASGIVQIYTRTPTLTAMTAAGLDFVSGGRFTLGMGSSGPQVIEGFHGVRYDAPLARTREVVDICRQVWRRERVVHDGRHYQIPLPEGQGTGLGKPLKLINHPVRPRIPIMLAAIGPKNVALTAEIAEGWEPIFFHPEKAADVWGGPLAEGKAKRDPELGELDVVVGVPVAIGDDVKHLADFVRPYLALYIGGMGARGKNYYNDLACRYGYEAEAKQVQDLYLDGKKDEAAAAIPADLLHAMSLIGPAGYVKERLAAFREAGATTLQVNALQGTREGRIDTVRQLRELIG, encoded by the coding sequence ATGCGGATCGGCACTCAGATCAACTACGCCGGGGGCTTCGCGGAGAGCGTGGCGGACATCGTCGAGCTCGAACGCGTCGGCCTGGACATCGTCTTCATCCCGGAGGCGTACTCCTTCGACGCGGTCAGCCAGCTCGGCTACGTCGCGGCGAAGACCGAACGGGTGGAGATCGCCTCCGGGATCGTGCAGATCTACACCAGGACGCCGACGCTGACCGCGATGACCGCGGCCGGGCTCGACTTCGTCTCCGGCGGCCGGTTCACCCTCGGCATGGGCTCCTCCGGCCCGCAGGTGATCGAAGGTTTCCACGGGGTGCGCTACGACGCGCCGCTGGCCCGCACCCGCGAGGTGGTGGACATCTGCCGCCAGGTGTGGCGGCGTGAGCGGGTGGTGCACGACGGCAGGCATTACCAGATTCCGCTGCCCGAAGGCCAGGGCACCGGCCTGGGCAAGCCGCTGAAGTTGATCAACCACCCGGTCCGCCCGCGCATCCCGATCATGCTCGCCGCGATCGGCCCGAAGAACGTGGCGCTGACCGCCGAGATCGCGGAGGGCTGGGAGCCGATCTTCTTCCACCCGGAGAAGGCCGCCGACGTCTGGGGCGGCCCGCTGGCCGAGGGCAAGGCCAAGCGCGACCCGGAGCTGGGCGAGCTGGACGTGGTGGTCGGCGTGCCGGTGGCGATCGGGGACGACGTCAAGCACCTGGCCGATTTCGTCCGCCCGTACCTGGCGCTCTACATCGGCGGCATGGGCGCGCGGGGCAAGAACTACTACAACGACCTGGCCTGCCGGTACGGCTACGAGGCCGAGGCGAAGCAGGTGCAGGACCTCTATCTGGACGGGAAGAAGGACGAGGCCGCGGCCGCGATCCCGGCAGATCTGCTGCACGCCATGTCGCTGATCGGCCCAGCCGGTTACGTCAAGGAGCGGCTGGCCGCCTTCCGCGAGGCCGGCGCCACCACCCTCCAGGTGAACGCGCTCCAGGGCACCCGCGAAGGCCGCATTGACACCGTACGGCAGCTACGCGAACTGATCGGCTGA
- a CDS encoding GlxA family transcriptional regulator, translated as MRADESQPRDVVVLIDDGMAALDATGPMDVFAFAGALGGRYRVRTASPGGAPVRTASGLRISPDLAAEDVRGPIDTLLVTGGGETMSSRPGAGPMTADVRRIAGCARRVVSVCVGAFVLGAAGLLEGRRATTHWYWCDLLAERHPRTTVVPDAIFVRDGRVATSAGISAGMDLALALVEEDHGAEVAREVAKLMVLFLQRPGGQSQFSVWSRLPAPRHPALRKATDAVLLDPAADHCVPALARRASVSIRHLNRLFSEKLGTTAAGYVEQVRVQTAQTLLESTEDGLELVARRAGFGSQETMRRAFLRLLGVSPGGYRSRFRSSIPSAGIQRTA; from the coding sequence GTGCGCGCAGACGAATCGCAGCCCCGTGACGTGGTAGTGCTGATCGACGACGGGATGGCCGCGCTGGACGCGACCGGTCCGATGGACGTGTTCGCCTTCGCCGGCGCGCTCGGCGGCCGGTACCGGGTGCGGACCGCGTCACCGGGCGGGGCGCCGGTCCGCACGGCCAGCGGGCTGCGGATCAGTCCCGACCTGGCCGCCGAGGACGTCCGCGGGCCGATCGACACCCTGCTGGTCACCGGCGGCGGCGAAACGATGAGCTCCCGCCCGGGTGCCGGGCCGATGACGGCCGATGTGCGCCGGATCGCCGGCTGCGCCCGCCGGGTGGTCTCGGTCTGCGTCGGTGCCTTCGTGCTCGGCGCGGCCGGGCTGCTGGAGGGCAGGCGGGCGACCACGCACTGGTACTGGTGCGATCTGCTGGCCGAGCGGCACCCCAGGACCACGGTGGTGCCGGACGCGATCTTCGTCCGGGACGGCCGGGTGGCGACCTCGGCCGGGATCAGCGCGGGCATGGACCTGGCGCTCGCGCTGGTCGAGGAGGACCACGGGGCCGAGGTGGCCAGGGAGGTCGCCAAGCTGATGGTGCTGTTCCTGCAGCGCCCCGGCGGGCAGTCCCAGTTCAGCGTCTGGTCCCGGCTGCCGGCGCCGCGGCATCCCGCGCTGCGCAAGGCCACCGACGCGGTGCTGCTCGACCCGGCCGCCGACCACTGCGTGCCGGCGCTGGCCAGGCGCGCCTCGGTGAGCATCCGGCACCTGAACAGGTTGTTCTCCGAAAAGCTCGGCACCACCGCGGCCGGCTACGTGGAGCAGGTGCGGGTGCAGACCGCGCAGACCCTGCTGGAGTCCACTGAGGACGGTCTGGAACTGGTCGCGCGGCGGGCCGGGTTCGGCAGTCAGGAGACCATGCGCCGGGCGTTCCTGCGGCTGCTCGGCGTGTCGCCGGGCGGTTACCGGTCCCGGTTCCGCTCGTCGATCCCATCCGCCGGCATCCAGCGGACCGCCTGA
- a CDS encoding DUF885 domain-containing protein: MNAVTGLADELVEILFEAEPLWPSLLGLPGDHDRLADLSAGAAQAFRARYLDVVARAEAIPIADLSFEDSVTLDVVRQQARAAVDLIDAAAMEVAVSDGLAAPALSVLMVLSMTPLDDEAKAAGYLRRLAALPSFLDTVTERQRAALAEGAAPADFLVEAGIAYVRRYLAEPERDPLRIDAPAEGFAAERDRLLAEVVRPAYARYRDFLESEVRAGALPADRPGLCWLPDGQRRYNALIRAHTTTERSAQELHDTGLAMIEQLAGEYRELGARVFGTEELPEIFHRLRTDPELRWRDGDELLEHARETIVRAAAVAPDWFKSVPDIPCEVLPVPPAEADGGTLAYYFSPPLDGSRPGRYFANTFAATERNRQINEAVAFHEAIPGHHFQICTAQGLTELPLLRRIADVNAYTEGWGLYAERLADEMGLYSSDLMRLGMLTEDSLRAGRLVVDTGLHALGWSRRQAVDFLLENSPMAAVEIETEIDRYAGAPGQALSYMTGRLEIQRIRAAAEAALGERFDLREFHDVVLGSGILPLPVLDSVVATWVRGVNGAI; encoded by the coding sequence ATGAACGCGGTGACCGGGCTGGCCGACGAGCTGGTCGAGATTCTGTTCGAAGCCGAGCCGCTGTGGCCGTCGCTGCTCGGGCTGCCGGGTGACCACGACCGGCTGGCCGACCTCAGTGCCGGGGCGGCTCAGGCGTTCCGGGCGCGCTACCTGGACGTGGTGGCCCGCGCCGAGGCGATCCCGATCGCCGATCTGTCCTTTGAGGACAGTGTCACGCTGGACGTGGTGCGGCAGCAGGCGCGCGCGGCGGTGGACCTGATCGATGCCGCGGCGATGGAGGTCGCGGTGAGCGACGGGCTGGCCGCGCCCGCGCTCAGCGTGCTCATGGTGCTGTCCATGACCCCGCTCGACGACGAGGCCAAGGCGGCCGGCTACCTGCGCCGGCTGGCCGCGCTTCCGTCCTTTTTGGACACCGTGACCGAGCGGCAGCGGGCCGCGCTGGCCGAGGGCGCGGCACCGGCCGACTTCCTGGTGGAAGCCGGGATCGCCTATGTGCGGCGGTATCTGGCCGAGCCGGAACGGGACCCGCTGCGCATCGACGCGCCGGCCGAGGGGTTCGCCGCGGAGCGGGACCGGCTGCTCGCCGAGGTCGTCCGGCCCGCCTACGCGCGGTACCGGGATTTCCTGGAGTCGGAGGTGCGGGCAGGCGCGCTGCCCGCGGACCGGCCGGGACTGTGCTGGCTGCCGGACGGGCAGCGGCGCTACAACGCGCTGATCCGCGCGCACACCACCACCGAGCGCAGCGCGCAGGAGCTGCACGACACCGGGCTCGCGATGATCGAGCAGCTGGCAGGGGAGTACCGCGAACTGGGCGCCAGGGTGTTCGGCACCGAAGAGCTGCCGGAGATCTTCCACCGGCTGCGCACCGATCCCGAGCTGCGCTGGCGGGACGGCGACGAGCTGCTGGAGCACGCCCGCGAGACCATCGTGCGGGCCGCCGCGGTCGCGCCGGACTGGTTCAAGAGCGTGCCGGACATACCCTGCGAGGTGCTGCCGGTACCGCCCGCCGAGGCCGACGGCGGCACCCTCGCCTACTACTTCAGCCCGCCGCTGGACGGTTCGCGGCCGGGCCGGTACTTCGCGAACACCTTCGCCGCCACCGAGCGGAACCGCCAGATCAACGAGGCGGTCGCCTTCCACGAGGCCATCCCGGGGCACCACTTCCAGATCTGCACCGCACAGGGGCTGACCGAGTTGCCCCTGCTGCGCCGGATCGCGGACGTGAACGCCTACACCGAGGGCTGGGGGCTCTACGCCGAGCGGCTCGCGGACGAGATGGGGCTGTACTCCAGCGACCTGATGCGGCTCGGCATGTTGACCGAGGACTCGCTGCGGGCCGGCAGGCTGGTGGTGGACACCGGACTGCACGCGCTCGGCTGGAGCCGGCGGCAGGCGGTGGACTTCCTGCTGGAGAACAGCCCGATGGCGGCGGTGGAGATCGAGACCGAGATCGACCGGTACGCCGGGGCGCCGGGGCAGGCGCTGTCGTACATGACCGGGCGGCTGGAGATCCAGCGGATCCGCGCCGCGGCCGAAGCCGCGCTGGGGGAGCGGTTCGACCTCCGCGAGTTCCACGACGTGGTGCTCGGCAGCGGCATCCTGCCGTTGCCCGTGCTGGACTCCGTGGTGGCGACCTGGGTCCGCGGCGTGAATGGCGCGATCTGA
- a CDS encoding DUF885 domain-containing protein, translated as MTGSSAIGALADEVVTELFDAEPLWPALLGIDSPGSATDGLGALDERSEQEHRARLAVLAERARALDPATLPAADRVTRDVLLAQVRAVLDRIDSHAVEFTITDFFVAPAVGLLTQLPMIEPAGEERRRFPGRLAAIPAYLEQALQRHRAGAEAGRLPVAHLVRSAVAHLDRYLADPASDPLARRPAPDERFAEQRAKLLAEVVRPGFAAYRDGLAELAPLGRPPERAGVCWLPEGERIYAALARTHTTTEHTPDELHDTGLRLIDELAGEYAEIGARVFGTGEPTEIFARLRTDPALRWRDADELLATARSAIGRAELAAPGWFGRIPPQPWAVEAVPAAEAPGAAPAYYLRGTADGSRPGTYFANTHQVTERFRHAAEATAFHEAIPGHHFQLSIAVGLDELPLLRRIGGFNAYTEGWGLYSERLAFEMGLYSDDVSLLGMLSMDSMRAGRLVVDTGLHAKGWSRLQAVDYLREHTPMPLVEIESEVDRYLAYPGQALSYMVGRLEIQRLRRRSEQELEGRFDIREFHDLVLGGGALPLSVLDTVAADWVEERR; from the coding sequence ATGACCGGGAGCAGTGCGATCGGGGCGCTCGCCGACGAGGTGGTGACCGAGCTGTTCGACGCCGAGCCGTTGTGGCCGGCGCTGCTCGGCATCGACTCGCCGGGATCGGCCACCGACGGTCTCGGCGCGCTCGACGAGCGATCCGAGCAGGAGCACCGGGCCAGGTTGGCCGTGCTGGCCGAGCGCGCTCGCGCGCTGGACCCGGCCACGCTGCCCGCGGCGGACCGGGTCACCAGGGACGTGCTGCTCGCCCAGGTGCGGGCCGTGCTCGACCGGATCGACAGCCACGCCGTCGAGTTCACCATCACCGACTTCTTCGTGGCGCCCGCGGTCGGCCTGCTCACCCAGCTGCCGATGATCGAACCGGCCGGGGAGGAGCGGCGGCGGTTTCCCGGCAGGCTGGCCGCCATCCCCGCCTACCTGGAGCAGGCGCTGCAACGGCACCGGGCCGGTGCCGAGGCGGGCAGGCTGCCGGTGGCGCACCTGGTGCGGTCCGCGGTCGCGCATCTGGACCGCTACCTCGCCGATCCGGCGTCCGACCCGCTGGCCCGGCGGCCCGCGCCGGACGAGCGGTTCGCCGAGCAGCGCGCGAAACTGCTCGCCGAGGTGGTCCGCCCCGGTTTCGCGGCCTACCGGGACGGGCTGGCCGAGCTGGCGCCGCTGGGCCGTCCGCCGGAGCGGGCCGGGGTGTGCTGGCTGCCCGAAGGCGAGCGGATCTACGCCGCACTGGCCAGGACGCACACCACGACCGAGCACACCCCGGACGAGTTGCACGACACCGGGCTGCGGCTGATCGACGAGCTGGCCGGGGAGTACGCGGAGATCGGGGCCAGGGTCTTCGGCACGGGCGAGCCCACCGAGATCTTCGCCAGGCTGCGCACCGACCCGGCGCTGCGCTGGCGGGACGCGGACGAGCTGCTGGCCACCGCGCGGTCCGCGATCGGCCGGGCCGAGCTGGCCGCGCCAGGCTGGTTCGGCCGGATCCCGCCGCAGCCGTGGGCGGTGGAGGCGGTGCCAGCCGCCGAGGCGCCCGGCGCGGCCCCGGCCTACTACCTGCGCGGCACCGCGGACGGCTCGCGGCCTGGCACCTACTTCGCGAACACCCACCAGGTGACCGAGCGGTTCCGGCACGCGGCCGAGGCGACCGCCTTCCACGAAGCCATTCCCGGGCACCACTTCCAGCTCAGCATCGCGGTCGGCCTTGACGAGCTGCCGTTGCTGCGCCGGATCGGCGGCTTCAACGCCTACACCGAGGGCTGGGGGCTCTACTCGGAGCGGCTGGCCTTCGAGATGGGGCTGTACTCCGACGACGTCTCGCTGCTCGGCATGCTGAGCATGGACTCCATGCGGGCCGGCAGGCTGGTGGTGGACACCGGGCTGCACGCGAAGGGCTGGAGCCGGTTGCAGGCGGTGGACTACCTGCGCGAGCACACCCCGATGCCGCTGGTCGAGATCGAGTCCGAGGTCGACCGCTACCTGGCCTATCCGGGGCAGGCGCTGTCGTACATGGTGGGCAGGCTGGAGATCCAGCGGCTGCGCCGCCGGAGTGAACAGGAATTGGAAGGCCGTTTCGACATCAGGGAGTTCCACGACCTGGTGCTGGGCGGGGGAGCGCTGCCGCTGTCCGTGCTGGACACGGTGGCCGCGGACTGGGTGGAGGAGCGCCGATGA
- a CDS encoding AsnC family transcriptional regulator: protein MPVTDPVDARLLAALAELGKAAVHELAARVGMDPREVAYRLVGLSGSGLPLLVGVESDPQGLRAALAGMRPPQQPPPPQQQRPPAQGVPSGVYPVQGTPSGQYAVQGTPSGVHQVQGVPSGQYAAAPPQRPPQPQQPPPQRPAPPMPAPVPADPVISTWGPPQSSSWARGDQDARQVPPPPGPVPARPPGPRTGRTGDVLETQGLEGEQLAVQLLEVQDPADFLFGAAGYRLEEGERSVVVHTEITNRGAIPFASLPDNYLELVTADGKAIGKAPVSLSSRPQHRIGVRPGETAGGHTVYVLPDATKVVSVRWSPRPEPDERSLIWSIED, encoded by the coding sequence GTGCCCGTGACCGATCCCGTCGACGCCCGCCTGCTCGCCGCGCTGGCCGAGCTGGGCAAGGCGGCGGTGCACGAACTGGCCGCACGGGTGGGCATGGATCCGCGCGAGGTGGCCTACCGGCTGGTCGGACTCTCCGGCAGCGGGCTGCCCCTGCTGGTCGGCGTGGAAAGCGACCCGCAGGGCCTCCGCGCCGCGCTCGCCGGCATGCGGCCACCCCAGCAGCCACCGCCACCGCAGCAGCAGCGGCCGCCCGCGCAGGGCGTGCCGAGCGGGGTCTATCCGGTGCAGGGCACCCCATCCGGGCAGTACGCGGTGCAGGGCACGCCCAGCGGCGTGCACCAGGTGCAGGGCGTGCCGTCGGGCCAGTACGCGGCGGCCCCGCCGCAACGGCCACCGCAACCGCAGCAGCCACCACCGCAGCGGCCGGCGCCGCCGATGCCGGCGCCCGTTCCCGCGGACCCGGTGATCAGCACCTGGGGTCCGCCGCAGAGCTCGTCCTGGGCACGCGGCGACCAGGACGCGCGCCAGGTCCCGCCGCCACCGGGGCCCGTTCCGGCCCGGCCGCCGGGACCGCGCACCGGGCGGACCGGCGACGTGCTGGAAACCCAGGGCCTGGAAGGCGAACAGCTCGCCGTCCAACTGCTGGAGGTGCAGGACCCGGCCGACTTCCTGTTCGGCGCCGCGGGCTACCGGCTGGAGGAGGGCGAGCGCTCGGTGGTGGTGCACACCGAGATCACCAACCGGGGCGCCATTCCGTTCGCCTCACTGCCGGACAACTACCTGGAGCTGGTCACCGCGGACGGCAAGGCGATCGGCAAGGCGCCGGTCTCGCTGTCGTCCCGCCCGCAGCACCGGATCGGCGTGCGGCCGGGCGAAACCGCCGGCGGGCACACCGTGTACGTGCTGCCGGACGCGACGAAGGTGGTCTCGGTCCGCTGGAGCCCGCGGCCCGAACCCGACGAGCGCTCGCTGATCTGGTCGATCGAGGACTGA
- a CDS encoding RluA family pseudouridine synthase, with the protein MSARMLPVPDGLDGMRVDAGLAKLLGLSRTAVAELAESGSVLLDGRAAGKSDRLAAGGLLEVTLPEPVHKVEVVAEPVAGMRIVHEDDDLVVVAKPVGVAAHPSPGWTGPTVIGGLAAAGLRISTSGAAERQGVVHRLDAGTTGVMVVAKSEHAYTALKRAFKERTVDKGYHAVVQGHPDPTKGTIDAPIDRHPRHDYKFAVVAGGRPSITHYEVVEAFRAASLAEIKLETGRTHQIRVHFSALRHPCVGDLTYGADPVLARKLGLTRQWLHARTLGFAHPADGRWVQFEAEYPDDLAAALRVLRDEA; encoded by the coding sequence GTGAGCGCGCGGATGCTGCCGGTGCCGGACGGCCTGGACGGGATGCGGGTGGACGCCGGGCTGGCCAAACTGCTCGGGCTGTCCAGGACCGCGGTCGCCGAGCTGGCCGAGTCCGGTTCGGTGCTGCTGGACGGCCGCGCGGCGGGCAAGTCCGACCGGCTGGCCGCGGGCGGGCTGCTGGAGGTGACGCTGCCGGAGCCGGTGCACAAGGTCGAGGTGGTCGCCGAACCGGTGGCCGGGATGCGGATCGTGCACGAGGACGACGATCTGGTGGTGGTCGCCAAGCCGGTCGGGGTCGCGGCGCATCCGAGCCCCGGCTGGACCGGGCCGACGGTGATCGGCGGGCTGGCCGCCGCCGGGCTGCGCATCTCCACTTCCGGCGCGGCCGAACGCCAGGGCGTGGTGCACCGGCTGGACGCCGGCACCACCGGGGTGATGGTGGTCGCCAAGAGCGAGCACGCGTACACCGCGCTGAAGCGGGCGTTCAAGGAGCGCACCGTGGACAAGGGCTACCACGCCGTGGTGCAGGGCCATCCTGATCCGACCAAGGGCACCATCGACGCGCCGATCGACCGGCATCCCCGGCACGACTACAAGTTCGCCGTGGTTGCCGGGGGCAGGCCGAGCATCACGCACTACGAGGTGGTGGAGGCGTTCCGCGCGGCGTCGCTGGCCGAGATCAAGCTGGAAACCGGGCGTACCCACCAGATCCGGGTGCACTTCTCGGCGCTGCGCCATCCCTGCGTCGGTGACCTGACCTACGGCGCGGACCCGGTGCTGGCCCGCAAGCTGGGCCTGACCCGGCAGTGGCTGCACGCCAGGACCCTCGGTTTCGCGCATCCCGCGGACGGGCGCTGGGTGCAGTTCGAAGCCGAGTACCCGGACGATCTGGCCGCCGCGCTGCGGGTCCTGCGCGACGAAGCCTGA
- the lspA gene encoding signal peptidase II has translation MSTEKPAGPVVEDASSEPETPLTPLPRRRIAVVAVIAVLVFGLDLLTKTLAVANLEGREPIRVLGGAVYLQLVRNGGAAFSIGTGMTWVLALVAIAVVVLLIWLARRLRSTGWAIGLGLVLAGALGNLADRIFRAPGVLHGHVVDFVSLFEPDGRAWPVFNLADSAICAGGVLIVLLSLLGRDYDGTRGRGKKAAKAKATETTETEAAA, from the coding sequence GTGAGCACTGAAAAGCCGGCCGGGCCGGTCGTCGAGGATGCTTCCTCGGAGCCAGAAACACCGCTAACACCACTGCCGAGGCGCCGGATCGCCGTGGTGGCCGTCATCGCGGTGCTGGTGTTCGGTCTCGACCTGCTGACCAAGACGCTGGCGGTGGCCAATCTGGAAGGCCGCGAGCCGATCCGCGTGCTCGGTGGCGCGGTGTACCTGCAGCTGGTCCGCAACGGCGGTGCCGCGTTCTCCATCGGCACCGGAATGACCTGGGTGCTCGCGCTGGTGGCGATCGCGGTGGTGGTGCTGCTGATCTGGCTGGCAAGGCGGCTCCGTTCGACGGGCTGGGCGATCGGGCTCGGCCTGGTGCTGGCGGGTGCGCTGGGCAACCTGGCCGACCGGATCTTCCGCGCGCCGGGGGTGCTGCACGGGCACGTGGTCGACTTCGTCTCGCTGTTCGAACCGGACGGGCGGGCCTGGCCGGTGTTCAACCTGGCCGATTCGGCGATCTGCGCCGGGGGAGTGCTGATCGTGCTGCTGAGCCTGCTCGGCCGGGACTACGACGGCACCAGGGGCAGGGGCAAGAAAGCCGCCAAAGCGAAAGCCACCGAAACCACCGAAACCGAGGCGGCCGCGTGA